One window of the Falco biarmicus isolate bFalBia1 chromosome Z, bFalBia1.pri, whole genome shotgun sequence genome contains the following:
- the F2RL2 gene encoding proteinase-activated receptor 3: protein MLTGCFWRTDQSFFSPFTTGKKHPHKMPQDELEQHRCLASWISRTTMKILVFTGLLSLTSNLFTTASEFSLNSSAIKTVSLIKTFRGISARDYDYIPPYAMEGETTTIHIREHKCSSKKSNDSTLTEVNNTTLEYLTSSLSTKLIPTVYLSAVLLGVPSNAIILWMLLFRIRSVCTAILYANLAVSDLLFCIVLPFKIAYHINGNNWIFGEMMCRTTTAVFYGNMYCSILLLTCISVSRYVAIVHPFTYKSLPKRAYAITVCATVWAIVFLYMLPLCIMQQSYYVKQLDIYTCHDVHNTCETVSSFQFYYYVSLVIFGFLIPLATIVFCYVSIIQTLKTNEWFWYVKVSLLILTIFAICFVPSNIILIIHHINYYYYNRDELYSFYLIALCLSSLNSCFDPFLYFLMSKIRSQSNIYLTMVKISREK from the exons ATGCTTACAGGATGCTTCTGGAGGACAGATCAATCATTCTTTAGTCCCTTTACCACGGGGAAGAAACATCCCCACAAAATGCCTCAAGATGAACTAGAGCAGCATCGTTGTTTGGCTAGCTGGATTTCACGTACTACAATGAAGATACTGGTTTTCACTGGACTGCTCTCTCTCACCTCCAATCTTTTCACAACAG cttcagaATTTTCACTGAATAGCTCTGCAATTAAAACAGTGTCTCTTATCAAGACTTTCCGTGGAATTTCAGCAAGAGACTATGACTACATCCCCCCTTATGCTATGGAAGGGGAGACAACAACCATTCATATCAGAGAACACAAGTGCTCTTCAAAAAAGTCAAATGACTCCACTTTAACAGAAGTAAACAATACTACACTGGAGTACCTGACCAGTTCTCTGAGCACGAAGCTAATACCCACCGTCTACCTCAGTGCTGTTTTATTGGGTGTGCCTTCCAATGCCATCATTTTGTGGATGCTGCTCTTCAGGATCCGGTCTGTGTGCACTGCCATCCTCTACGCAAACCTGGCAGTTTCTGATCTGCTTTTCTGCATTGTGCTGCCCTTCAAAATAGCGTACCACATCAATGGGAACAACTGGATTTTTGGGGAAATGATGTGTCGAACTACCACTGCGGTGTTTTATGGCAACATGTACTGCTCCATTCTGCTGCTTACGTGCATCAGTGTCAGCCGCTACGTGGCCATCGTTCACCCCTTCACCTACAAGAGCCTGCCAAAACGTGCCTATGCCATCACTGTCTGCGCTACCGTGTGGGCCATAGTCTTCTTGTACATGCTCCCACTCTGCATAATGCAACAAAGCTATTACGTGAAACAGCTGGACATTTATACCTGCCATGATGTGCACAACACCTGTGAAACTGTATCTTCCTTCCAGTTCTACTACTATGTTTCTTTAGTTatctttgggtttttaataCCTCTTGCAACCATTGTTTTCTGCTATGTCTCAATTATACAGACACTCAAGACTAATGAATGGTTCTGGTATGTTAAAGTCAGCCTATTGATCCTTACCATCTTTGCTATTTGCTTTGTGCCAAGCAATATTATCCTTATTATCCACCACATCAACTATTACTACTACAATAGAGATGAGTTGTACTCTTTTTATCTAATTGCTTTATGCCTTAGCAGCTTAAACAGTTGTTTTGAccctttcctttattttctgatgtCAAAAATTAGAAGTCAATCCAATATTTATCTAACAATGGTTAAAATATCCAGGGAAAAATGA